A region of Candidatus Hydrogenedentota bacterium DNA encodes the following proteins:
- a CDS encoding PQQ-binding-like beta-propeller repeat protein, translating to MHIRPFALMIALGAFFVSQSAFTGDWPEFRGPTGQGHAPEANPPLEWGPDRNIAWRTPLPGSGWSSPVLQNGVIYLTTALLDDQEQPTSLRAIALSAEDGALRWDVEVFPVSGRAPKHPKNSFASPTPIVAGDRVFVHYGPLGTSCLDLEGQAVWRQSELSYKTPHGNGGSPALHDGSLIISADDAGAPFIVALDVQTGGIAWKTSRETEAANKFSFSTPLILQEPNRALAVSAGSGMAAAYDTATGQEIWRVRYGDGFSVVPRPVFAHGLVYVTTGFARPCEVIAVRTGGQGDVTDSHIAWRLGEGAPHTPSMIVSGEALYFLSDKGELSRVDARTGELHWRERLDGNYSASLVLAAGRLYATSEDGVTTVLEDGPAFRALARNDLGERTFASIAPSGDAIFLRTEEALYRIENR from the coding sequence ATGCACATTCGCCCGTTCGCCTTGATGATCGCCCTCGGCGCATTTTTCGTTTCGCAGAGCGCTTTTACCGGGGATTGGCCCGAATTCCGGGGACCCACAGGCCAGGGGCATGCGCCCGAGGCGAATCCGCCTCTCGAATGGGGCCCGGATCGGAACATCGCGTGGCGCACGCCCCTCCCCGGCAGCGGATGGTCTTCACCGGTGCTCCAGAATGGCGTAATCTACCTGACCACCGCGCTTCTCGACGATCAGGAACAGCCGACCAGCCTGCGCGCCATCGCGCTGAGCGCAGAGGACGGCGCGCTACGCTGGGACGTGGAAGTGTTCCCCGTAAGCGGGCGCGCACCGAAGCACCCGAAGAACAGTTTCGCGAGTCCAACGCCGATCGTGGCGGGAGACCGGGTTTTCGTGCACTACGGACCGCTGGGAACCTCCTGCCTCGACCTCGAGGGCCAGGCCGTCTGGCGCCAGTCCGAACTGTCCTACAAGACACCCCACGGCAACGGCGGATCCCCGGCCCTGCATGACGGCAGTTTGATCATCAGCGCCGACGATGCGGGCGCCCCGTTTATTGTTGCGCTGGACGTGCAGACTGGAGGGATCGCCTGGAAAACCTCCCGTGAAACCGAGGCGGCGAACAAGTTTTCCTTCAGCACACCGTTGATTCTTCAGGAGCCCAACCGCGCGCTGGCCGTGAGCGCGGGCAGCGGCATGGCGGCCGCCTACGACACCGCCACGGGCCAGGAAATCTGGCGCGTGCGCTATGGCGACGGTTTTTCCGTTGTTCCCCGGCCCGTGTTCGCGCATGGCCTGGTCTACGTCACCACCGGCTTTGCCCGGCCCTGCGAGGTCATCGCGGTGCGCACCGGCGGGCAGGGGGACGTCACCGATTCCCACATTGCCTGGCGCCTGGGCGAGGGCGCGCCCCACACGCCATCGATGATAGTTTCCGGTGAGGCGCTGTATTTCCTGAGCGACAAGGGCGAACTCTCACGCGTGGACGCGCGCACGGGCGAATTGCACTGGCGGGAGCGCCTCGACGGCAACTACTCGGCCTCGCTCGTCCTGGCGGCGGGCCGCCTCTACGCCACCAGCGAGGACGGCGTCACCACGGTTCTTGAGGACGGCC
- a CDS encoding CehA/McbA family metallohydrolase — MDIGRGVSGLLIAGAILLPPAVAAEPVRLYFEVRGADGGLLPCRIHVSDGSDTLFAPPGLPAFKNHFSCPGTAELALEPGVYDFTIERGPEFRRAVGRITLSEGGGGAAVRVRLSRLANMKSEGWWSGDLHVHRPPEDMEAIMRAEDLHVAPVITWWNERNLWRDRPLPDPVLLNFDGDRYCHLMAGEDERGGGAFMFFNLESPVDITGADREYPSQTHFLPAVKSRGGWVDLEKPFWWDAPIGIGLGLVDSIGIANNHMWRHGMLDNEAWGRPRPSETEPPAYGGGLWTQEIYYHVLNAGLRIPPSAGSASGVIPNPVGYNRVYVQLDGPMEHAAWWEGLRAGRSFVTNGPLLRVTADGQWPGHVFRGAGGAPVSIALAGVLDSDDPVRTIQLIRDGNVEQEFSPEAFMAAGATMTFDRSGWFLVRAIADLDHTFRFASTAPWYVEIGGEGQPVRRESVEFFLDWIDRRKAALELPEGQKAEVLMDHDRARAFWSKKLAGATR, encoded by the coding sequence ATGGATATCGGGCGTGGAGTATCGGGACTGCTAATCGCGGGCGCCATTCTACTCCCGCCCGCTGTGGCGGCGGAGCCGGTGCGCCTGTATTTTGAGGTGCGCGGCGCGGACGGTGGCCTGCTTCCCTGCCGGATACACGTGAGCGATGGGAGCGACACACTTTTCGCCCCGCCGGGCCTGCCCGCCTTCAAGAACCATTTCTCCTGCCCGGGAACCGCGGAGCTCGCGCTGGAACCCGGGGTCTACGACTTCACGATCGAGCGCGGACCCGAATTCAGGCGCGCGGTGGGCCGGATCACGCTCTCCGAGGGTGGGGGCGGGGCCGCGGTTCGCGTCCGGCTGTCGCGCCTCGCCAATATGAAGTCCGAGGGCTGGTGGTCCGGCGATTTGCACGTGCATCGACCCCCGGAGGACATGGAAGCCATCATGCGGGCGGAGGATCTGCATGTGGCGCCCGTAATCACCTGGTGGAACGAGAGAAACCTCTGGCGTGATCGCCCGCTTCCGGACCCGGTACTCCTGAATTTCGACGGCGACCGCTATTGCCATCTCATGGCCGGCGAAGACGAGCGGGGGGGCGGCGCGTTCATGTTCTTCAACCTCGAGTCCCCGGTCGATATAACGGGCGCGGATCGAGAGTACCCGAGCCAGACGCATTTCCTGCCGGCGGTGAAATCCCGTGGCGGCTGGGTGGATCTCGAGAAGCCCTTCTGGTGGGATGCGCCGATCGGAATCGGACTTGGCCTCGTAGACTCCATCGGCATCGCCAACAATCACATGTGGCGCCACGGGATGCTGGACAACGAGGCCTGGGGCCGGCCGCGGCCGAGCGAGACCGAGCCGCCCGCGTACGGCGGGGGCCTCTGGACGCAGGAAATCTACTACCACGTGTTGAACGCCGGACTGCGAATACCGCCGTCGGCGGGGAGCGCTTCCGGCGTCATTCCCAATCCGGTGGGCTACAACCGCGTCTATGTGCAGCTCGACGGGCCGATGGAGCACGCCGCCTGGTGGGAAGGGCTCCGGGCCGGACGTTCCTTTGTGACCAACGGGCCCCTCCTGCGCGTGACGGCGGACGGCCAATGGCCGGGCCATGTGTTTCGGGGCGCCGGCGGCGCGCCAGTCTCCATCGCGCTGGCCGGCGTGTTGGATTCGGACGATCCGGTGCGCACCATTCAGCTGATTCGAGACGGAAACGTCGAACAGGAGTTCAGCCCGGAAGCGTTCATGGCCGCCGGGGCGACCATGACATTCGATCGCAGCGGCTGGTTCCTCGTTCGGGCGATTGCGGACCTGGACCACACCTTTCGCTTCGCATCCACCGCGCCGTGGTATGTGGAAATCGGCGGTGAAGGGCAACCAGTGCGCCGCGAATCGGTCGAGTTCTTCCTGGACTGGATCGATAGGCGGAAGGCCGCCCTGGAACTGCCGGAAGGTCAAAAAGCCGAAGTGTTGATGGACCACGACCGGGCGCGGGCCTTCTGGAGCAAAAAACTCGCGGGGGCTACGCGATAA
- a CDS encoding DUF1501 domain-containing protein, with amino-acid sequence MHHERTLNDFILNRRDFLRRTGMGFGALGLATLAGPNLAAATKGPMAAQSPHFAPRAKRVVHIFLNGGMSQVDTFDPKPMLAKYDGKDLPGAETLMTERPTGGAYASEFPFNQHGESGIPVSTLFPHTARCVDDMCIIRSMYTDNPVHGPSLLLMNCGDARLARPSVGSWVTYGLGTENQNLPGFITMCPGGYPIAEAQNWQSGFLPGNYQGSYIDSQHTDVEKLIENIKNHFATSRGQRRQLDLLGELNEMHRSAREGDSALESRIQSFELAYRMQLDATDAFDIGQEPEHIREMYGSTEQSRQLLIARRLLERGVRFVQLWHGPGQPWDSHDDIVDSHKRLAGQCDRGIAALITDLKQRGMLEDTLILCTGEFGRTPTVEVQREGINIGKPKGRDHNHYGFTAWMAGGGVKAGHIHGATDEFGFKAIEKPVHVHDLHATMLHLLGFDHEALTYRYAGRNFRLTDVHGNVVHDIIA; translated from the coding sequence ATGCACCACGAACGGACATTGAACGACTTCATTTTAAACCGGCGCGACTTCCTCCGCCGGACGGGCATGGGCTTCGGCGCGCTCGGTCTCGCGACACTCGCGGGCCCTAATCTCGCCGCCGCCACGAAAGGCCCGATGGCCGCGCAGTCCCCCCATTTCGCACCCAGGGCCAAACGGGTGGTCCACATCTTTTTGAACGGCGGCATGTCGCAGGTGGATACCTTTGACCCCAAGCCGATGTTGGCGAAGTACGATGGGAAGGACCTCCCGGGCGCCGAGACCCTGATGACGGAGCGCCCGACGGGCGGCGCCTACGCATCGGAATTCCCCTTCAACCAGCATGGCGAGAGCGGCATCCCCGTAAGCACGCTTTTCCCCCACACCGCGCGCTGCGTTGACGACATGTGCATCATCCGCTCGATGTACACCGACAATCCGGTCCACGGCCCCTCGCTCCTGCTGATGAACTGCGGCGACGCGCGCCTGGCCCGGCCCAGTGTCGGTTCGTGGGTCACCTATGGCCTGGGGACGGAAAACCAGAATCTCCCGGGCTTCATCACCATGTGCCCCGGCGGCTACCCGATCGCCGAGGCGCAAAACTGGCAGTCGGGCTTCCTCCCCGGCAATTACCAGGGCAGCTACATCGATTCGCAGCACACGGACGTCGAGAAGCTCATCGAAAACATCAAGAACCATTTTGCGACGTCGCGCGGGCAGCGCCGGCAACTCGATCTGCTGGGCGAACTCAACGAAATGCACCGCAGCGCCCGCGAGGGCGACAGCGCGCTTGAATCCCGCATCCAGTCTTTTGAATTGGCCTACCGGATGCAGCTGGACGCCACCGATGCGTTCGATATCGGGCAGGAACCCGAGCATATCCGCGAGATGTATGGCAGCACCGAACAGTCACGGCAACTCCTGATCGCGCGGCGCCTGCTCGAGCGCGGGGTCCGCTTCGTGCAGCTCTGGCACGGCCCCGGACAGCCGTGGGACAGCCACGACGATATTGTGGACTCCCACAAGCGCCTCGCCGGACAGTGCGACCGGGGTATCGCCGCGCTCATCACCGATCTCAAGCAACGCGGCATGCTGGAGGACACGCTCATTCTTTGCACCGGCGAATTCGGGCGCACGCCAACGGTGGAGGTGCAGCGCGAAGGCATCAACATCGGCAAGCCCAAGGGCCGCGATCACAACCACTACGGCTTCACCGCGTGGATGGCTGGCGGGGGCGTCAAGGCCGGACACATCCATGGCGCCACCGACGAGTTTGGTTTTAAGGCCATCGAAAAGCCCGTCCACGTGCACGACTTGCACGCGACGATGCTCCACCTCCTCGGCTTTGACCACGAAGCGCTCACCTACCGCTACGCCGGTCGCAACTTCCGCCTCACCGACGTGCACGGCAACGTGGTGCACGACATTATCGCGTAG
- a CDS encoding DUF1553 domain-containing protein: MPSAPAGDTEFFERSVRPLLVEMCLSCHGPDDPGGGLRLDAPPALSTDALREVLQNRSPSHPPVELSAAERETFLDWIGRGAPWPARAKKSYQRLSMDELIAVARRNHWAFRPVAEPALPAIGDTAWPRSPIDTYVLARLEKAGLSPAPRASRRTLVQRAYHDLIGLPPTLAEIEAFENDPAADAYDRLIARLLESPHFGERWGRHWLDVARYSDTKASAFNDDRLFPFSYTYRDYVIRAFNVDLPFDQFILHQLAADKLELGDDKRPLAALGFLTLGKVSGASIHDRIDDRIDVVTRGFLAMTVNCARCHDHKFDPIPTADYYSLYGVFRSSREPERLPVIAAPDTSSPAYRDFERRLAEAEAARDDLAVALRAKALETARGKAASEAEALESVQGNGFLKYIDQPDRVRLRQRDTAVDRIRNTHPARPDSAMALEDAPELYDPVIFVRGDAGIPGKAVPRQFLAVLDADRTPWTEDSGRLELARAIASKDNPLTARVFANRVWMHLFGAPLAGTPSDFGLQGEEPTHPELLDYLAARFMDSGWSTKTLIREIMLSSAYQQSSDASDAGQATDPENKLIWRQNRRRLGFEVMRDRLLAASGNLDLRMGGAADNITEPPFANRRTVYAEVDREALPAMFRIFDFATPATHTPVRFETTVPQQALYLMNSPFVAEQARLAAALPEVASKEAPAERVRALYQAILAREPVRREVELGTFFVDGQDVADVHIPERQPPRWLYGYGAIDEATGQVTSFTEFPHWTGEAYQGGETLPDAAIGYAMLNRLGGRPGGPQHAVIRRWISPADSLVSLVGELFHFSPAGDGIRAYVISSRSGILWQGDLQDQMLPTVVDDSEIRAGDTIDLVVTCKEDDQEDHFRWHPRIYLTGENASSFARQDWISRFDFEGPPPAPAVPLQPWEQYAQVLLMSNEFMFVD, from the coding sequence ATGCCTTCCGCGCCCGCCGGGGACACGGAGTTCTTCGAGCGCAGCGTGCGCCCGCTCCTGGTTGAAATGTGCCTGAGCTGCCACGGGCCGGATGACCCCGGCGGCGGCCTGCGCCTGGACGCACCGCCGGCCCTCTCCACCGACGCCCTGCGCGAAGTGCTTCAGAATCGCTCGCCGTCGCACCCGCCGGTGGAATTGAGCGCCGCCGAACGCGAGACCTTCCTCGATTGGATCGGGCGCGGCGCGCCGTGGCCCGCGCGCGCGAAAAAAAGTTACCAGCGCCTCAGCATGGATGAACTCATCGCGGTCGCCCGCCGGAACCATTGGGCATTCCGGCCCGTCGCCGAGCCCGCGCTGCCCGCGATCGGCGATACGGCGTGGCCCCGCTCCCCGATCGACACCTATGTCCTGGCGCGACTTGAAAAGGCGGGATTGTCGCCAGCGCCGCGCGCGAGCCGCCGCACCCTGGTCCAGCGGGCCTACCACGACCTGATCGGGCTTCCGCCCACGCTGGCCGAGATCGAAGCCTTCGAGAATGACCCCGCCGCCGATGCCTATGATCGGCTGATCGCCAGGCTGCTCGAATCGCCGCACTTCGGCGAGCGCTGGGGCCGCCACTGGCTCGATGTGGCGCGCTACAGCGACACCAAGGCCTCCGCCTTCAATGATGATCGCCTCTTCCCCTTCTCCTACACCTACCGGGACTACGTTATCCGCGCATTCAATGTGGATCTCCCCTTCGATCAGTTCATCCTCCACCAGCTGGCGGCGGACAAGCTGGAACTCGGCGACGATAAGCGCCCCCTGGCGGCGCTGGGTTTCCTCACGCTCGGCAAGGTGAGCGGCGCGAGTATTCACGATCGCATCGACGACCGGATCGACGTGGTCACGCGCGGATTCCTCGCGATGACCGTCAATTGCGCGCGCTGCCACGACCACAAGTTCGACCCGATCCCCACGGCGGATTACTATTCGTTGTATGGCGTGTTCCGCAGTTCGCGCGAGCCCGAGCGCCTTCCGGTTATTGCGGCGCCCGACACGAGCTCACCGGCGTACCGGGATTTCGAGCGGCGCCTCGCCGAGGCGGAAGCCGCGCGGGACGATCTTGCTGTGGCCCTGCGCGCCAAAGCGCTCGAAACGGCTCGCGGCAAGGCAGCCTCGGAGGCCGAGGCCCTCGAAAGCGTCCAGGGCAACGGGTTCTTGAAATACATTGACCAGCCCGACCGCGTGCGCCTTCGGCAGCGCGACACCGCCGTGGATAGGATTCGGAACACCCATCCGGCGCGCCCCGACAGCGCGATGGCCCTGGAGGACGCTCCCGAGCTGTACGACCCGGTCATCTTCGTGCGCGGCGACGCGGGCATCCCCGGCAAGGCCGTGCCCAGACAGTTCCTGGCGGTGCTCGACGCGGACCGCACGCCGTGGACCGAAGACAGCGGGCGCCTGGAGCTGGCCCGGGCCATTGCGAGCAAGGACAACCCGCTCACCGCGCGCGTATTCGCCAACCGCGTCTGGATGCACCTTTTCGGGGCGCCGCTGGCGGGCACGCCGAGCGATTTCGGCCTTCAGGGCGAGGAGCCAACCCACCCCGAACTCCTGGACTATCTCGCGGCGCGATTCATGGACTCGGGCTGGTCCACAAAAACGTTGATCCGCGAGATCATGCTTTCCAGCGCCTACCAGCAGTCGAGCGACGCCAGCGATGCGGGGCAGGCGACCGACCCGGAGAATAAGCTGATCTGGCGGCAAAATCGCCGCCGACTGGGATTTGAAGTCATGCGTGACCGGCTGCTTGCCGCATCGGGAAATCTCGACCTGCGCATGGGCGGGGCCGCGGACAATATTACGGAGCCGCCCTTCGCCAACCGGCGAACGGTTTACGCGGAGGTGGATCGGGAGGCGCTGCCCGCGATGTTCCGCATATTCGATTTTGCGACACCGGCCACGCATACGCCGGTGCGATTTGAAACCACGGTCCCGCAGCAGGCCCTCTACCTCATGAACAGCCCGTTCGTCGCGGAGCAGGCCCGCCTGGCGGCGGCCCTCCCGGAAGTCGCGTCGAAGGAAGCGCCCGCCGAACGCGTGCGCGCCCTGTACCAGGCGATACTGGCGCGCGAGCCCGTGCGACGGGAGGTGGAGCTTGGCACCTTCTTTGTCGACGGCCAGGACGTGGCCGATGTCCATATTCCCGAGCGCCAGCCCCCGCGCTGGCTGTATGGCTACGGCGCGATCGACGAGGCTACCGGCCAGGTTACCTCCTTCACCGAATTTCCCCACTGGACCGGCGAAGCCTACCAGGGCGGGGAGACACTGCCGGACGCGGCGATCGGCTATGCGATGCTCAACCGGCTCGGCGGCCGCCCCGGCGGGCCGCAACACGCCGTGATCCGCCGCTGGATCTCCCCCGCCGATTCCCTGGTATCCCTCGTCGGCGAACTCTTCCATTTCTCCCCGGCGGGCGATGGCATCCGCGCCTACGTCATTTCCAGCCGCTCGGGCATCCTCTGGCAGGGCGACCTTCAGGACCAGATGCTCCCCACGGTGGTGGACGACAGCGAGATCCGCGCGGGCGACACCATCGACCTGGTGGTCACCTGTAAGGAAGACGACCAGGAGGACCATTTCCGGTGGCACCCGCGCATCTACCTTACGGGCGAAAACGCCAGCAGCTTCGCGCGGCAGGACTGGATTTCGCGGTTCGACTTTGAGGGGCCGCCCCCGGCGCCCGCCGTGCCCCTGCAGCCGTGGGAGCAATACGCGCAGGTGCTGCTGATGAGCAACGAATTCATGTTTGTCGATTGA
- the fdhA gene encoding formaldehyde dehydrogenase, glutathione-independent, protein MAGNRGVAYIKPGVVEVQSIDYPKLALGNRKCEHGVILKIVSTNICGSDQHMVRGRTTAPEGLILGHEITGEVIECGRDVEFIKAGDIVSVPFNIACGRCRNCKEGRTGICLNVNPARPGAAYGYVDMGGWVGGQAEYVMVPYADFNLLKFPDRDQALAKIKDLTLLSDIFPTGYHGAVTAGVGPGTIVYVAGAGPVGLACAASCHLLGAACVIVGDMIDERLAQARSFGCETVDLKKSASLAEQIEQIVGVPEVDAAVDCVGFEARGHGDGHVKEQPATVLNAVMEVTRAGGSIGIPGLYVTGDPGGVDDNAKVGNLGIRIGLGWAKSHCFHTGQCPVMKYHRQLMQCILYDKIQIAKACNVETISLDEAPKGYQDFDKGAAKKFVIDPHKMIA, encoded by the coding sequence ATGGCAGGAAACAGAGGCGTTGCGTATATCAAGCCGGGCGTGGTCGAAGTGCAGAGCATCGACTACCCCAAATTGGCGCTGGGGAATCGCAAATGCGAGCACGGCGTCATCCTGAAGATTGTATCGACGAATATCTGCGGCAGCGACCAGCACATGGTTCGGGGCCGGACCACGGCGCCGGAGGGGCTCATCCTCGGCCACGAAATTACCGGCGAAGTCATTGAATGCGGGCGCGACGTGGAATTCATCAAGGCGGGGGATATCGTTTCCGTCCCGTTCAACATTGCCTGCGGTCGCTGCCGCAACTGCAAGGAAGGGCGCACCGGCATCTGCCTCAACGTAAACCCCGCGCGCCCCGGCGCGGCCTACGGCTACGTGGACATGGGCGGCTGGGTCGGCGGCCAGGCCGAATACGTGATGGTGCCCTACGCGGACTTCAACCTGCTCAAATTCCCCGATCGCGATCAGGCGCTGGCCAAGATCAAGGACCTCACGCTGCTCTCGGACATCTTCCCGACGGGCTACCACGGCGCCGTGACGGCGGGCGTGGGACCCGGCACGATCGTGTATGTCGCCGGAGCGGGTCCGGTCGGGCTCGCGTGCGCGGCCTCATGCCATCTGCTTGGCGCGGCCTGCGTCATCGTGGGCGATATGATCGACGAGCGCCTGGCGCAGGCCCGCAGCTTCGGCTGCGAGACGGTGGATCTGAAAAAGAGCGCGTCGCTCGCCGAACAGATCGAGCAGATCGTCGGCGTGCCCGAGGTCGACGCCGCCGTGGACTGCGTGGGCTTTGAAGCGCGCGGCCATGGGGACGGCCACGTGAAGGAGCAGCCGGCGACGGTGCTGAACGCGGTGATGGAAGTGACGCGGGCGGGCGGTTCCATCGGCATTCCCGGGCTTTATGTCACGGGCGACCCGGGCGGCGTCGATGATAACGCCAAAGTCGGCAACCTGGGCATCCGCATCGGGCTGGGCTGGGCCAAGTCGCACTGCTTCCACACCGGCCAGTGCCCGGTGATGAAGTACCACCGTCAGCTGATGCAGTGCATCCTGTACGACAAGATCCAGATCGCGAAGGCGTGTAACGTGGAAACCATTTCGTTGGACGAGGCCCCGAAGGGCTACCAGGACTTCGACAAGGGCGCCGCGAAGAAGTTTGTGATCGATCCGCACAAAATGATCGCGTAG
- a CDS encoding tetratricopeptide repeat protein encodes MGADAARGGFSVDAQESKQKFQQSDQLYRAGRYEEALSLLDELNRAYPNARNVLYPAALCLQKLGRDRDALPICEQLIAQFQDPRAQKLKAKITAGQTAGGDVESTALADLGLTGASDILGDAPPRRAHPYTPVEEGSEWLKYSLIGLGVVVLLAILIVPPLMYEAPPEPPPGSAAQSEQGQAFDPDSVAGLIGIGAILAVIICGYVGHILGGYLALVVLNQLPSDDLLQNVLSLALTFFLAYLVSLIPFVGWIAAIVIVSSRYELGCGGLLAFLFISNVCSTICAIVPFLMIGGSLAAFGELMGAA; translated from the coding sequence TTGGGAGCCGACGCCGCACGGGGAGGATTTTCCGTGGATGCTCAGGAAAGCAAGCAGAAATTCCAGCAATCAGACCAGCTCTACCGCGCGGGCCGTTACGAGGAAGCCCTGAGCCTGCTCGATGAACTGAACCGGGCGTACCCCAACGCCAGGAATGTCCTCTATCCAGCCGCGTTGTGCCTCCAGAAGCTGGGCCGGGACAGGGATGCGCTCCCAATCTGCGAACAATTGATAGCCCAGTTTCAAGATCCCCGGGCGCAGAAGCTCAAGGCGAAGATCACCGCGGGCCAGACGGCGGGCGGTGATGTCGAATCCACTGCACTGGCCGACCTCGGGCTCACCGGGGCAAGTGATATTCTGGGCGACGCGCCCCCGCGCCGTGCGCACCCCTATACACCCGTGGAAGAAGGGTCCGAATGGCTCAAGTACAGCCTTATCGGGCTGGGCGTCGTGGTGCTGCTGGCCATTCTGATCGTGCCGCCCCTGATGTATGAAGCGCCGCCGGAACCGCCCCCGGGAAGTGCCGCGCAGAGCGAGCAAGGGCAGGCGTTCGACCCGGATTCCGTCGCCGGGCTCATTGGTATCGGCGCCATACTGGCTGTAATTATTTGCGGTTACGTGGGCCACATTCTTGGCGGGTACCTGGCCTTGGTCGTGCTCAATCAACTGCCGTCCGACGACCTGCTGCAAAACGTGCTATCGCTTGCGCTGACCTTCTTTCTTGCCTATCTCGTATCACTAATCCCGTTTGTCGGCTGGATAGCAGCCATTGTCATCGTCAGTAGCCGATACGAGTTGGGCTGTGGCGGGCTCCTGGCCTTCCTCTTCATTTCCAACGTGTGTTCCACCATCTGCGCGATTGTTCCCTTCTTGATGATTGGCGGATCGCTCGCGGCCTTTGGTGAACTCATGGGCGCGGCGTAG